Genomic DNA from Mus musculus strain C57BL/6J chromosome 11, GRCm38.p6 C57BL/6J:
agtagccaaggagctaaagggatctgcaaccctataggtggaacaacattatgaactaaccagtaccccggagctcttgactctagctgcatatgtatcaaaagatggcctaatcggccatcactggaaagagaggcccattggacacgcaaactttatatgccccagtacaggggaacgccagggccaaaaagggggagtgggtgggtaggggagtgggggtgggtgggtatgggggacttttggtatagcattggaaatgtaaatgagctaaatacctaataaaaaatgggaaaaaaaaaaaaaaaagcactgactactcttccagaagtcctgagttcaattcccagcaaccacatgattgtggggcattgggctaatACACAGACAGGCTGGTATCCATCCAGTCAAGCTGAGATGTTGAACTccgggacccggtggtgataattcacctacatgggacagaaggagttctctcatgtctcctggaccctggctcctgtcaaagttaccgccccctcagcccccacaagagaagagTGGTCattagtcatgtaggcaatgccccaagcttctgaccttcaggctagactcctccccagttacctagcaacagaaaagatagcagcatactttaagaGGAGCTGTTTGGCTCCTCCTCACTCTCACTcctctcctctttgtcttctcctctcctctctcttcctctctctccctcttactctgtagcttttcttctctctttctctttcccccttctctcctcttggccatggctggtctctctctcttttaccttttctctttcccccatctttctataataaagttctaaaaccatagacagtctctgctcatcaaggcccgctgcacAGACTCTctcctgtgtgggaacctctctccctcagccctctctcccataacccagGGGCAACAGGgtgttccccccaaccccccgttaagggctgccccttgtccaccccctgtcgAGTAGGGTCAGtgacttagatgcccacccaTGGCCCAGTGTAAAGTGTCCGGCAGCCCTcccgtgtctgcctgcccagagcataggtggaactctggccagatgtgggctatcctccctcctcctctttcccctgcccctactttttagttcccacacatGGTAACTcataccatctgtaatgggatttgatgccctcttctggtgtgtctgaagatagctatagtgtactcatataaataaaataaattaataaatctttaaataaaaacatcaatttGGTATTTtatgcttcatttttaaaaatttatttatttattatatgtgagtacactgtagctgtcttcagacacaccagaagagggcgtcagatttcattacagatggttgtgaaccgccatgtggttgctgggatttgaactcaggtcctctggaagagcagtcagtgcttttaacggctgagccatctctccagcccaggtttcattttttttatatgtggtttttgttttgtttttgtttttgtttgttttaaaatcagaTTTTAGCTATGAAATTTATTGATGGAATATTGTTGTTAAGAAATAGTTTGGGAAGTGATTGTACGCTTTAGTGTTTATATGtaagggttgggttttttttatttcttgtttggtttttaccTATTTATTTAAGGGTAGGAGTCTCATTGTTGTTGATCTGGCTGGCCTGGATCGGGTGTGgtgtttctccttcctctccttggtTCTGAGATTCCGGCATGTGCTTCCACACCAAACGTTAAAATGGTTTGTGATCTCGAACCGTACCAGGCTCCATAATAGGCTATAAAACAGATGGAATGGTTAGGGAACTGAGCAAAGAAATCAGAACCTTTTTAGTTCCTTTTAGGTTTGTGGCGGAGTACAACAAACCTGAGACAGTGCCTGTAAGGACTGTCTAGGCATAAGTGCTGAGGTGACTGATAGGGGTAAGAGCATTCAGAAAGACACAGGGAAGACTAATCTGCTCAGACATCACTTCAGAGAGGAAGATTCGCCCATCTGTTTCTTTGTCAGTTTGTCCTAAGGAAGACGTTGTTGAATGTTTAATGGAACAGCTTAAGACATACATCGAGGCCTTGCCCTGTGTGTAGCACATCGCATGGTTTTGGAAGGTTTGCGGTGCTGcatatagtttttatttaaatacacGTAGCATCCTCTTTTTATTAAACCAGGAAACAGTTCTATGGAGAGTGGTACCAGTACCTGGAGGCTGCACAAAGTCAAACCACAGTCTAATTTTCTAGCCCAAACCTTAAGCACTTGGATATTTTACTTACCTAGATTCTTGCCTTTTCCTGAGCCTCCTGTGCCATAACCTCCCTGGGCAGCCTTTAGTCAGAGTCTTGCTTAGGAATATTCCAGTAGTCTCTCCTCTGAGAGAATCAGAGTCACCCTAAGTCTAACATTCTGATCAGAGCTCCTGAGCAGGCCATGTACACATGTTCAGTGATAGAATGCTTTCCTAGCATGACGGAATCTGGGTTCCACCCCTCACATCACTgtagtaataataacaacaacgactattattattattacttctaTAGATATGAAATTCAGGATATAGGTACAGAATTTATGGAGTAGATACAGAAGAGTTTATATTTGCTATAGTAGAGCAGAGTGGAACAGTTTggccctgtctcagcctccttgtAAGGTCccaattttctctttctcatagTAGTTGCCTCTgtggaggttttgtttttgtttttgttttgttttgtttttttaattagcataTACCTCATGGCCCCTTAATTGATTGATGCTGTCTAATAAGGTAGTCAGGAGAATTGagaatttgagaccagtctgggctatgtgAGATCCTGCTtcagaaacagcaacaacaaaatcatttcatttgggaaaataacttttttttattagtttcttttaaaaaggtataaaattgcagggcagtggtggcgcactctaatcccagcactcaggaggcagaggcaggcggatttttagttcaaggccagcatggtctacagagtgagttccaggttagccagggctacacaaagaaaccctctgtggggtgtgtgtgtgaaattttctTAGTGCCAGAGACCTATGAGGTTGAGTTTAActatcaatttcttttttcttttttgtttttcaagacagggtttctctgtgtagccctggctatcctagagctcactctgtaaaccagactggcctcgaactcagaaatccacctgcttttgcctccaaaGTGCTTGGGACTaacggtgtgtgccaccacatttgGGTGGAACTTAATCTCTTTCAATTTCTAAGAATAATGGAGTTCACTCTTAGCGTTCAAAGAGTTAGAGCAGAGCAGCTCCCCTATAGCAGAGGAGAAATGGCAGGATCTTCACGTAAGATCACTTAGGACAAAAGATATCTGTCTGAAAAGATGGTATATGGCTGTCCTTTTTGCCATTCTCGTTGTGTGTTGAGTAGGCTGTTAGGATGCCGTGAAGTACAGTGGAAAATCCCACTTTTGTCCCTCATCATCCCATGTGCCACTGTCTTTCTTCTCCCCGGCTTACTAGAAACCTTGTTTCAAGTTCCTTGTGTGCTTGGCTCTTAGTATCCAGTAGGAACCCTCCCTGTCTCTTCTGCTGGGTAATGGAGTGACAGTGTTGCTGTCTTCATGCTGCTATGAACTCCCCTCATCTTGTCTGAAACCTAAAGGACTAGGGATCAGCCTCTTAGTCTACTGTTTCTCAAGGGTAGTTTCTTCTACACGGGTTCAGCCATTTGgggtttttcttctttgtgctgcttttgtttttattttgagacaggattcaaGGTATATAGTTCTGGCCAGCCTAAAACTTGTGATTTTGTCTCATCTTCCTGAGGCTTCCATTCCAGGTGCATTTGAGTATTTTTGTTACTGCCTCCCCCATCTCTACTTCATCCCCCTGAAGCctgcctcccccgcccccccctctgtctctctctggggtATGTGTAGTTTTTGGaaacagggcttttctgtgtatccctggctgtcctgaaacacactccGTAGACCAaactggactcgaactcagaagtccccTGCCCTTGCTTCTgcaatgctggaattaaagacatgtgccaccaccaccgaGCTTATCTGAAACCTTGCATTAGTTTATTCTAGTATAGAGAAGTAACAGCTCTGGGGATATTGTTCAGTAATAGGGTACATAcatatgcaaggccctgggtttgatccataGTACTTGTCTGTCCCCAATTgccaaaaaagaaattgaaagattgtttcttagAAAAATGTTTCTAACATCACCTTACATGCTTCCTAGCATAGAAGCCACTGGCTATTTTTGAGTGTCTTTGGTGTGGGGTCACTGGTTAATGTGACAAAGCTTCACCAAGTACTTGGGTGTATGTACAGGGCCTGTTGGTGTTGCCAGGGAGAACTGGAGCTGGGGCCAGCACAGTTCCCAGGGGCTCTGGATCACAGGGAAAGGCCTTCCACCTGCTTCTCTCTTTGAACTTCCCCTTAGTATCCTCTCCTGGTCACTCTGTacctttcttaatttttaaatgtttttactttattgatTAGCACAAATCTGTATGTTAAAAATATGTCTGGCAACCACCCCCAGTCTTTAATTAGGGAAGacaggcagttggatctctgtgagttctaggccagccaaaacAACATAGTAAAACAACACTGccctctccccccaaaaaagggatattagatattttctttatttacatttcaaatgttgtcccctttcccagtttctctctgaaaatcccctattcccttcccgctccctttctccccctccccctgctccacaacccacccactcctgcttcctggccctggcattcccctatactggggcatagaaccttcacaagaccaagggcctctcttcccattgatggccgactaggccatcctctgctgcatatgcatctagagacacaagtcccaccatgtgttttctttgattggtggtttggtcccagggagctctgggggttctggttggttcatattgttgttcttcctattgggctgcaaaccctttcagctccatgTGTGTATTCTTAGCTAAATGTAACTTAAGAGTACCATGTAGGaaattttaactttaaagaaataatttaattacTGTAGTGTCACTTCTGATATTTTAAGTGGAACTTGAGTCCCTCTAGTGGGTGGATTTTAATCTGCTTAAGCCCTAGGTAGAAAGTTTGAAGGTGCTTTGGATTCCCATGGccctaactttctttcttttttttttttttttctttcttggtttttgtttttggttttggtttttttttttttttttgggttttttgagacagggtttctctgtgtagccctggctgtcctggaactcactctttagaccaggctggcctcggactcagaaatctgcctgcctctgcctcctaagtgctgggattaaaggcatgcgtcatcACCACTTGGCTGGCCCTAGCTTTCAAGTGTAATGTTCTCATTGGTACTGGTATCCTTCGTGCCCAGCTTACAGGCAGTACATGGTCTGGACCCAACTTCTTCCACTCATCTGATTCCCATCATTCTTGGcctgtgtggtttttttgtttttgtttgttttaaagaggaTTCTTGGGATTCAGGTGTGCATCTTAAGGCTTGTATTACCTACATTTTACAAACTGGGCTATCACCCTTGCCTGTGTGTAGTTCATTAGGGACATGCTTGGGGCACCACAGCTAGAAAAGGTGATTTAGTGTGGAGAATGTCTATACTGATAACTGGAATATAGCAAAGGTGATAGGTTTTGGAGTTTGAATCCCAACCTGCCATTATTAATGGTGCGACTCTGAGCTATAATGACATAGCTTGCCTTTTTTTGTAAAGTGCAGGAAGTGGTAAAGTTTTCTCCCAGAGCTGGCTTCAGCATCAGAAAGAACATGTACATAGGCCTTTGTGTTTCACACCCTGTGGTTGGGAACAGAAACCCGAAATGTCCCTGCTCACGTCCACGGTAGTGCACTTTATTAATTGTTGGgataactttcttcttttttctttcagtcaCCTCCAAGTAAACGAAGAAAATTAGAAAAGCCAAGGAAACCCATTACTTTTGTAGTGTTGGAGTCTGTGATGAAAGAATTGTCTCTCAAAGCTTCATCTTTGGGCTCCGAGACAGCGGAAGGCATAGTGGTTGTAACAACATGGATAGAAAAGATCCTGACTGATCTGAAGGTGCGTGGCCTTTACCATCGTGATGGGGGGGAGGggtatttgttttttattgaagGAATTTATTAAGTAGTgacaggtgatttcctataaaattCTGGTTTTTCTTCCACATAAGGTGCAACATAAGCGAATTCCCTGTGGAAGAGAAGAAGTTAGCCTTTTCCTGACAGCCATAGAAAACTCTTGGATTCATTTAAGGCGGAAGAGAAGAGAGCGAGTGAGGCAGCTGCGGGAGGTGCCTCGGGCTCCTGAGGACGTCATCTTAGCCTTGGAAGAGAGAAAGTCCACTCCCAAAGAGCTGAGTAGTGGCCAAGACGTGGCCCACAGCCCCCAAGAGAGTGCCCTGTGTGGGCTTGATGTGCCGGGCGGCGAGGCTGCTGCTGATGGAGGCCATTGCCTCAGCCAGAAGTTACTGTGCCAGGAGGAGACTCCCGAGGCCACGGAGGATGAAAGGgatgaggaaaggggagggatggAGGCCATGGAAAGTTGTAAAGGCTCCAGCAATGGAGCCCAGGACGGAGAGGCTTCTGAGAAGGGGGATCGCCTGGATGGGGCGGCCGGACGCTACCTGTTTAAGTGTTTAGTCAACATTAAGAAGGAAGCTGGCGATGCCGTGGTTGAAATGCATTGGGTTGAGGGCCAGAATAGGGATTTGATGAACCAGCTTTGCACTTACGTACGTAACCAAATTTTGAGGCTTGTTGCTAGTTAAttcttaatttcttcctcagtTAGAAAAGTGATGTATGGGGCTAGGGATATGATGCAATGACCTTATGTGCTTAGTATCCAGAAGTTACCCTGTGTTGAGTCCCTTACATCTAACATcattacaaggaaaaaaaaaacccatattatAAAATAGCTTGCTTTGGAGGTAGAGCCTATTGGGAGGCCAGCAGAATTTCACCACTGGTCCATGAGTGACACCATGTGgaatcttctttaaaaaacacaaatttaGTTGGATGTGCTCTGTGGCACTTGTAACCCCACTacttggaggcaaaggcaggaagatggctATGGGTGTAAGGGCAGCCTGtgctacagagacagacactcgtctaaataaaaagaaggaaaaaggaaagcagcAGTGGATCCATTTTTAACCCTTGCCCTCTTCACAGCAGCTAAACCTAGGAGGAGCAGATCATCGCAGCCAAAGGCCAGAGGGGCTCTGGTGGCATCTGGTGTGGGTCAGGGCTGCCTAGAAAGTGTCTGTCACCAAGGGTTGCTTGGTGACAAGGGCAACAGTGTTCTCCAGTGGAGGTCCTGCTCATGGCTGCCTTCAAGATATCTGCTTTCTCAAGGAAACAGAATTGAGCGAGCTGGTTCCCAGAAAGGAGCTAGCCTGTTGATAGGTGACGAGAGTGTCAGGGAGAGTCATCTTAGTCGAGCCAAGGAGAGGGCCTGTCTGGGGAACACACAGGAAGCTGCACGTTCATCGCCCACCACTATTCTGACATTGCCTATTTCAGAACCAGAGTTGAATAAGCAAAACTCTGAGATGTAGCTGAGGCACAATAAAGTGTACCCACCAACCCACCGACAGCATTGTTTTGTAACAATTgtactgcctttttttttaaatgtgaaatggaATCTTTTGGTTTTTAATATAAGACTTAATAATTGAAAACTATTGATCCTGTTTGAATCCTGGAATTGGGGAAATACTTTCTTGGGTTTAAGTTGGGTAGATGGTTGATGTGACAAATGAGGAACTAAGTAAGGTCTATGTGTACTAGGTGGGGTGTAGGGGGTCACTGGTAGAACGTTCATCAATGTTTGTAGGCCCCGAGTTCCATCCTCAGAACAATAGAAAACAGGTATTGGTGTGGTGTAGACTGGAATCTTCTATGTTGACAGTTAATTGTTGACCAAATCCTGCTTTTTTGGTGGCTGCCCTTGTCACTCTCTTACTGCTCATCTGCTAACATTGGACAATACTGTGCCCAGAGTAACCATATGTGAAACACATTTCTAATGGGAATGCCAGGGTTCTGCAGATCTCTTTGGAGAAGTCTCAGCTTTGTTCTTCTGTGTCTCAGAAACAGTCTGTTGTACTGGATTCTTGACTTGCTGCCTAGGGTTCATAGGGACAAACTGGTATCGCTCCTGATACAGTGCCTGAGCTCTTCGGCATCCATAAAGTAGTTAAGCTCCATTTTCAGAGGTGGCTATACTTTTTGGCAAAGGTATAAGGAAATGTAAATAGTGCAGTGGGGTTGAAAGCTGGGAAAGAACATTTTAGCCATGGTCTTCCAGAGATGCTAGGAGCATGTTTTCTTCCCACAACCCTTCCCCCTGGAGATCTGATCTATGACATTGTGATCAGAAACCAACTTAGGAAAAAAACACTGTTCTAGACAATTTATCCATCCATTGGACAGCATGAAGAAACCAATATCATAAACTGTTCCAAGATTGAATTCACGGCCTTAGATTGCCTACATCCAGTAATTATGTCTATTTgggagtatgtgtatgtgagtgcaggtgcttgcagaggcatcagatcccctggagctgaagttccaGGCAACTGTGAGCTAcctggtatgggtgctgggaaccaaacttgggtctctGCAAGAATAATTCATACTCTTAGCCAActagccatctccctagcccctgttgttgcttttgagacagggtctcatgtatcctcaGACATGATGTGTATCTGAGGTTGAATTTAACATCCTTTTCTTCCAGTATCTGTATCCtttgtgctggaattacaagtcaGAGTTATGTGGTACTAATGCTCCAGTGAACCTGGGACTtctgtgtgctaggcaaatgttctcccaactgagctgcatcctcagTCGTCAAATCTAGTTTCCTTAATGAAATCCTGGGATCTCTGAGCTCAGTGGCAGTTAAGTGCCAGAGAACCTGGcagatatttaataaataataaatgtttgtttcATCATAGGTTAGCAGATGTTCAATGATTTTGAAACAGAAATGGCTAGAGGTGCAATTGTAgtagaacatttgcctagcatgcacagggccctgAATTCAATCCTTAGCACTGCAGAACACACAAGTTACCTAGGAGATTGGCCTTCTAGCGGCTAATagtattttcatgttttctccTGGTCTTTCTGTAGGTGTATGTGGTTATTTTGAgttgtattattttgtttaattttctgtTGTACTTTTTGTTtagcttagatttttttcatgtttttataattatgtattttttttacacATTTTGCCCATTTAAAATGCCCTTCCAGCACAGTATTGACTTTTGATTATGTCTAGTTGTTAGAGAACACTCTTTGTTACTGGAGTTAGATAAGTTGAATCTGCATCTGTGTTTCGTTCCTAGGGTTGAGACTCTAATGGAGAAGGCTGTATAGATGCTAAGATAATGTTCCTAGAATTTGAAAACGTTTGACAAGAGCAGTATCGctatggtctttaaaaaaaactagagCTATGAGTATCTTTGCATTTTTGATTGCCTTTTTTTCTTACATTGTCTAATGAGATGacattgttttgtttcatttctcaagacaagctttctctgtagccttgactctcctgaaactcactctgtagactaggctggccttgaactcacagacatctcagtgctggaattaaaggtatgtgccgccACCACCTGGCAACATTGAAGACATTTTAAAGGGACATCTGAGGGTCTGGTCATATATGTGCTTTATAATTGAAGAgaagttttttaaagaaatgagttAAGTGCTGTGGTATAGAATGACTCTCTGCTTAAGTGTCTAGAGTCAAGTTTGTGTTGGTGCTGGTGGATTGATATGAAATTAAATCTTTGTGGTATTATCTTAAATTCTATTCTGGTCCCTGGAATTGGCTTCTGATCTCCTGATAGCTAAAGTGGGAACAGAAGCTGAACTTGTTTTCCAGTGAGAACTAAAGTGCTTTTGTTTAGAATCTGCTGGGTTTTGTCAGTGTGGTTCCTTCACCCCATCTGTGCTCAGTTGTTCCTACATTAGAGCTTTGCTGTACTTTGAGACCAAGTTGGCAACTCTGAGGAGGACTTTGTGCTAACCTTAAGTGTTCAGGTCGAttagttaattttagaaaacaaaccCTTCCATTTCATGATGGAAATCAAAGCTGCTGTGGTCCAATAGGAGTAACTGGCCAGGTGTGGAAAGATGTGAAAGTCCCATGCAAAGGCAGCCCAaggccattttgttttattttgtttgggttttgaaacagggtctcattcattcaggctggcctcgaacttttGAGGTAGCCAAGGCAGGCACTTAACTCCTGGTTCTCCTGCCACCACTTGCGCAGTTTCTGGGCTTACAGATGTTGCCATCTTATGTGGttttatgtggttctggggattTAACCCATGCCTTTGTTAGTGTAGGGCAAGTCCTGTACAGCCTGAGCCTCATCCCTTATCAGAGAAGGGAGTAAATGCTGGCTGTGATGACCTCCTTGTAAGCTCAGCATGTGGGGAGTGGAAGGCAGGCTGAGGTCAGAGTTGCTCTTGCCTCCATTGTGAGTTCAGGGCAGAGGGAGTTGTGTGAGAGAGATGCTGTCTGTCTTCATAGCTTTCTTAACTTGCAGCACTTTTCTTCTGGAACCACACGGGGGCACCTTCAGATCCTTTAATCATGATCCTGAACTTTACTGTGAGAGTGGATCAAGTTATATCCATATCTGTggaattttctttaaatatccaGTTGTATCCAGAGAAGTACTTATGTAAGCAGGTATATTTtcacacaaaaaaaatttaaatgggaGTATAAGGAAGAATAACAGTTACTCCCTGCAGTCTTTATTTGGCCTGATTCCTTTTAAATGTTCTGTGTTTTTAGTCTCGCCTGAGCAGTTTTTCTCTTTTACACCCCTGTTGACTCTAGAATATACTCAGATTGGACCTGTCTTTTGgatccatttcttttcttcttttttattttttttaaaagatttatttatttattatatgagtacactatagctgtcttcagacactccggaagagggcgttagatcttgttacggatggctgtgagccaccatgtggttgctgggatttgaactcgggaccttcggaagagtagttggtgctcttaactgctgaaccatctcactagccctggaTCTATTTCTTAAATTGTTGTGGGGTTAATGAGGATCCTGGGGAAGGGGTGGTAGTAACTGGTCAAAAGCTCAATGCTCCAGGACTGGTAAGATAGATCTCCTAGAGAAATGAGTTTCCATCTTGCTCTGAGTGTGATCTTATTGGCAGGCTAACATGCATGTGAGAAGTTACTCGTAGGAAGAGTGGTGTGGGttctctgttgtttgtttctataaACTAGCTGGGCCTTTTTTTCTTAAGGATGTTTCTGTATAGGTTAGAACGTGCATATGACTAGCCCTGTATGGTTGTAGGCTCA
This window encodes:
- the Mettl16 gene encoding RNA N6-adenosine-methyltransferase METTL16 isoform X2; translated protein: MALSKSMHARNRYKDKPPDFAYLASKYPDFKQHIQINLNGRVSLNFKDPEAVRALTCTLLREDFGLSIDIPLERLIPTVPLRLNYIHWVEDLIGHQDSDKTTLRRGIDIVVKVPQKTLLMDALKEESEIVYDFCMCNPPFFANQLEAKGVNSRNSRRPPPSSVNTGGITEIMAEGGELEFVKRIIHDSLQLKKRLRWYSCMLGKKCSLAPLKEELRIQGVPKVTFTEFCQGRTMRWALAWSFYDDVTVPSPPSKRRKLEKPRKPITFVVLESVMKELSLKASSLGSETAEGIVVVTTWIEKILTDLKVQHKRIPCGREEVSLFLTAIENSWIHLRRKRRERVRQLREVPRAPEDVILALEERKSTPKELSSGQDVAHSPQESALCGLDVPGGEAAADGGHCLSQKLLCQEETPEATEDERDEERGGMEAMESCKGSSNGAQDGEASEKGDRLDGAAGRYLFKCLVNIKKEAGDAVVEMHWVEGQNRDLMNQLCTYVRNQILRLVAS
- the Mettl16 gene encoding RNA N6-adenosine-methyltransferase METTL16 isoform X3 — translated: MAEGGELEFVKRIIHDSLQLKKRLRWYSCMLGKKCSLAPLKEELRIQGVPKVTFTEFCQGRTMRWALAWSFYDDVTVPSPPSKRRKLEKPRKPITFVVLESVMKELSLKASSLGSETAEGIVVVTTWIEKILTDLKVQHKRIPCGREEVSLFLTAIENSWIHLRRKRRERVRQLREVPRAPEDVILALEERKSTPKELSSGQDVAHSPQESALCGLDVPGGEAAADGGHCLSQKLLCQEETPEATEDERDEERGGMEAMESCKGSSNGAQDGEASEKGDRLDGAAGRYLFKCLVNIKKEAGDAVVEMHWVEGQNRDLMNQLCTYVRNQILRLVAS